A single window of Salvelinus namaycush isolate Seneca unplaced genomic scaffold, SaNama_1.0 Scaffold243, whole genome shotgun sequence DNA harbors:
- the LOC120038933 gene encoding myb/SANT-like DNA-binding domain-containing protein 4 — protein MSLSLPESLCKTSVSPSLRDLSLCPPVCAPLLTARLDFLQMKHLKRKRKSNYSVRETQALIREIHKRRDVLFSRQQNTAINELKRRAWEEVAGGVNALGEGELRTSSEVKRRYLDWRSLMKRKQLRAELSLSTGLKAEYDPSSPEHNASLGSRDQSLDLSSFPKESQCDWQDLADLGEPSGHAMSTGIKMEEEANGYRLEGDSGEGDGEEEEEDDDEEDCFPSLLPDMGERDVLIPEVFSHIEFGMLSASKGTATSINRDLSLGGMGFAGLGLANHESTGFLVGLEKQRVELEKQRLAVETERLAVERERLLLDKERLSQSEVERERLQLEKERLQLEKERLRLLLMNQSERAAAPPQQGPPSSSTPTTSSSSAVDGQNERKENKPLLSMIDLEGERRSLEKDRLQLEKERLQFFKFESGRLQIERERLEVERMQLYKDQGH, from the exons ATGTCCCTGTCACTTCCAGAGTCCCTCTGTAAGACTTCTGTCTCGCCATCCCTCCGtgatctatctctctgtccacctGTGTGTGCGCCCCTCCTGACCGCCAGGCTGGATTTCCTGCAGATGAAACActtgaagaggaagaggaagagtaacTACAGCGTTCGTGAAACGCAGGCGCTGATCCGGGAGATCCACAAAAGACGAGACGTGCTGTTCTCCCGCCAGCAGAACACCGCCATCAACGAGCTGAAGAGACGAGCCTGGGAGGAGGTAGCAGGAGGCGTCAACGCACTGGGAGAGGGCGAGCTACGCACATCTTCAGAG GTGAAGCGGCGTTACCTGGACTGGCGGTCGCTAATGAAGAGGAAGCAGCTCCGTGCTGAGCTGTCTCTCTCCACAGGGCTGAAGGCAGAGTATGATCCGTCCTCCCCTGAACACAACGCCTCACTGGGCTCAAGGGACCAGTCGCTCGACCTCTCTAGCTTTCCCAAGGAGTCCCAGTGCGACTGGCAGGACCTGGCGGATCTTGGAGAGCCCAGCGGACACGCAATGTCTACAGGGATTAAGATGGAGGAGGAGGCCAATGGATACAGG ctggAGGGTGATAGCGGAGAGGgagatggtgaggaggaggaggaggatgatgatgaagaagattgtttcccctctctcctacccgACATGGGAGAGCGCGATGTACTTATCCCGGAAGTCTTCTCACACATTGAGTTTGGAATGCTCAGTGCCTCAAAGGGGACGGCGACCTCGATAAATCGGGACCTCTCATTGGGCGGAATGGGCTTTGCTGGGTTAGGACTGGCCAATCACGAGAGTACGGGATTTCTGGTTGGTTTGGAGAAGCAGCGTGTGGAATTGGAGAAGCAGCGTCTGGCTGTGGAAACGGAGCGGCTtgcggtggagagagagagactcctacTGGATAAGGAGAGACTGAGTCAGtcggaggtggagagggagagattgcagctggagaaagagagattgcAGCTGGAGAAAGAGAGACTTAGGCTGTTGCTCATGAACCAATCAGAACGGGCTGCTGCTCCCCCCCAGCAaggccctccctcctcctccacccctaccACCTCATCTTCCTCTGCTGTGGATGGACAGAATGAGAGAAAGGAGAATAAACCCTTGCTTTCTATGATAGATCTGGAGGGCGAGAGACGGAGCCTGGAGAAGGACAGATTGCAGTTAGAGAAAGAGAGGCTGCAGTTCTTTAAGTTTGAGTCTGGACGACtgcagatagagagggagagactagaGGTGGAGAGAATGCAGCTTTACAAGGACCAGGGTCattga